The following are encoded together in the Canis aureus isolate CA01 chromosome 30, VMU_Caureus_v.1.0, whole genome shotgun sequence genome:
- the LOC144302101 gene encoding olfactory receptor class A-like protein 1, protein MISSDIIWGIFFIFQTCIGFMGNSLLFTLYMYTCLIFPHKKKPVDMILAHLTLANALTLIFRGIPNIITSFGIRVEMGDTGCKTVLYIQRVTRSISLCTTALQSTFQAVTITPSSHKWAWLKYKIPAFIQPSLLFFWMINMAIYSVVLLRTVANRNITDDRLGYQIAYCKSSAHDGQIASIFLSTVFIRDLSFLSLMTCSSIYMVNILYRHHKAAQNVRSTIQSSRSPENKATHVILILVSCFVFFYWTNTFLTVYLVYTSKNKQQLEKFNNFFSSCYPTICSFFLIKNENRGIPGWRSGLAPAFGPGRDPGDPGSNPTSGSRCMEPASPSACVSASLSPCVTIINK, encoded by the coding sequence ATGATTTCCAGTGACATAATTTGGgggattttctttatctttcaaacTTGTATTGGTTTCATGGGGAATTCTTtgttatttacattatatatgtacacatgtttAATTTTTCCTCATAAGAAGAAGCCTGTAGATATGATTCTTGCCCACTTAACTTTGGCTAATGCTCTGACGCTCATATTCAGAGGGATTCCAAATATAATTACATCTTTTGGAATTAGAGTGGAGATGGGCGATACTGGATGTAAAACAGTGCTCTATATTCAGAGAGTTACCCGGAGTATTTCTCTGTGCACAACCGCCCTCCAGAGTACATTTCAGGCAGTGACTATTACTCCAAGTAGTCATAAATGGGCCTGGCTCAAATACAAAATCCCTGCATTCATTCAACCCTCCTTACTTTTCTTCTGGATGATCAACATGGCCATCTATTCTGTGGTCCTTTTACGAACTGTGGCCAACAGGAATATCACCGATGATAGACTTGGGTATCAGATTGCTTATTGTAAAAGCAGTGCACATGATGGCCAGATAGCATCAATATTTCTAAGTACGGTATTCATTCGAgatttgtcctttctctctctgatgacaTGTAGTAGCATCTACATGGTGAATATCCTTTACAGACATCACAAAGCAGCTCAGAATGTTCGCAGTACCATCCAGTCTTCACGCTCTCCTGAAAACAAGGCTACTCACGTTATTCTCATACTGGtgagctgttttgttttcttttactggACCAACACCTTTCTTACTGTTTATTTAGTTTATACAAGTAAGAACAAGCAGCAACTGGAgaaatttaataactttttttcatCATGTTACCCAActatctgttctttctttctaattaaaaatgaaaatagagggatccctgggtggcgcagcggtctggcgcctgcctttggcccagggcgcgatcctggagacccaggatcgaatcccacgtcgggctcccggtgcatggagcctgcttctccctctgcctgtgtctctgcctctctctctccctgtgtgactatcataaataaataa